A portion of the Streptomyces coeruleoprunus genome contains these proteins:
- a CDS encoding Scr1 family TA system antitoxin-like transcriptional regulator, translating into METPEHQHLVHREAQEESLLVSDPTKVSTYAQRYARIRAQALDPRESPGLIERLAGEQP; encoded by the coding sequence GTGGAGACGCCGGAGCACCAGCACCTCGTCCACCGCGAAGCGCAGGAAGAGAGCCTGCTGGTCAGCGACCCGACAAAGGTGAGTACCTACGCCCAGCGGTATGCGAGGATTCGAGCACAGGCCCTGGATCCGCGTGAATCGCCGGGTCTCATCGAGCGGTTGGCAGGAGAACAGCCATGA
- a CDS encoding RICIN domain-containing protein has translation MTLRTTRTRTSLRRRIGAALTVLGGALAMLIPAPAAHAAPVAVVNGTQFTDTAGSPLHAHGGGVIKVGAHYYWFGENRNADNTFRHVSAYRSTDLKNWEFRNHVLTQATHPELAVANIERPKVMYNRATGKFVMWMHKENGSDYSEARAAVAVSDTVDGDYTWKGSFRPLGQHMSRDITVFTDTDGTGYMVSAARENYDLHIYRLTPDHTGVQALVANPWPGGHREAPALFERNGVYFMLTSGATGWNPNQQQYATATSLAGPWSAMRDVGDATAYGSQTAYVLPVQGTAGTSHLYMGDRWGNSFGGKVNDSRYVWLPLEFPTATTMTMNWYPEVVLDTAAGTVTGRGGPYSTLTARHSTKCLDVPSQSLLPGVAVVQYTCNGGGNQKFWFRDAGGGYVQLVARHSSLCLGVRDASTANAALVEQQGCGPGSQQQWQVRDAGDGAIHLVARHSGKCLDVLDESTMNMATIAQYTCTSGPNQSWTRTTA, from the coding sequence ATGACCCTCCGCACGACCCGCACCCGCACGTCGCTCCGTCGCCGGATCGGCGCCGCCCTCACCGTCCTCGGCGGCGCCCTCGCGATGCTGATCCCCGCACCGGCCGCACACGCCGCACCCGTCGCCGTCGTCAACGGCACCCAGTTCACCGACACCGCCGGCAGCCCCCTCCACGCCCACGGGGGCGGCGTCATCAAGGTCGGCGCCCACTACTACTGGTTCGGGGAGAACCGGAACGCCGACAACACCTTCCGCCACGTCTCCGCGTACCGGTCGACGGACCTGAAGAACTGGGAGTTCCGCAACCACGTCCTCACCCAGGCCACCCACCCCGAACTGGCCGTCGCCAACATCGAACGCCCCAAGGTCATGTACAACCGCGCCACGGGGAAGTTCGTGATGTGGATGCACAAGGAGAACGGCTCCGACTACAGCGAGGCCCGCGCCGCTGTGGCCGTCTCCGACACCGTGGACGGCGACTACACCTGGAAGGGGAGCTTCCGGCCGTTGGGGCAGCACATGTCCCGTGACATCACGGTGTTCACCGACACCGACGGCACCGGCTACATGGTCTCCGCCGCCCGCGAGAACTACGACCTCCACATCTACCGCCTGACGCCGGACCACACCGGCGTCCAGGCACTGGTCGCCAATCCGTGGCCGGGCGGCCACCGGGAGGCGCCCGCGCTCTTCGAACGGAACGGCGTCTACTTCATGCTGACGTCGGGCGCGACGGGCTGGAACCCCAACCAGCAGCAGTACGCCACCGCCACCAGCCTCGCCGGCCCGTGGTCCGCGATGCGCGACGTCGGCGACGCGACGGCGTACGGCTCCCAGACCGCGTACGTCCTGCCGGTGCAGGGCACGGCCGGCACGTCCCATCTCTACATGGGCGACCGCTGGGGCAACTCCTTCGGGGGCAAGGTCAACGACTCGCGGTACGTGTGGCTGCCGCTGGAGTTCCCGACGGCGACGACGATGACGATGAACTGGTACCCGGAGGTCGTCCTCGACACGGCCGCGGGGACGGTCACCGGCCGAGGCGGCCCGTACTCCACCCTGACCGCGCGGCACAGCACCAAGTGCCTGGACGTGCCGAGCCAGTCGCTGCTGCCGGGCGTGGCGGTCGTCCAGTACACCTGCAACGGCGGCGGCAACCAGAAGTTCTGGTTCCGCGACGCCGGCGGGGGCTACGTCCAGCTGGTCGCCCGCCACAGCTCGCTCTGCCTCGGCGTGCGGGACGCGTCCACCGCGAACGCGGCGCTCGTGGAGCAACAGGGGTGCGGGCCGGGCTCCCAGCAGCAGTGGCAGGTACGGGACGCGGGTGACGGCGCGATCCACCTGGTGGCCCGCCACAGCGGCAAATGCCTGGACGTCCTGGACGAGTCCACCATGAACATGGCGACGATCGCCCAGTACACCTGCACATCGGGCCCCAACCAGTCCTGGACCCGCACAACGGCGTAG
- a CDS encoding DUF397 domain-containing protein — translation MSSTLRWFKSSYTNAGGGECIEVAFDRHRSSHTVHIRGSKKTGGPLAVAPSAWSAFPALTTAE, via the coding sequence ATGAGCAGCACCCTGCGGTGGTTCAAGTCGAGCTACACCAACGCCGGCGGCGGCGAGTGCATCGAAGTGGCCTTCGACCGGCACAGGTCGTCGCACACCGTCCACATCCGCGGCTCCAAGAAGACCGGCGGCCCGCTGGCCGTCGCCCCCTCGGCATGGTCGGCGTTCCCGGCCCTCACCACGGCCGAGTAG
- a CDS encoding DJ-1/PfpI family protein codes for MSSRTVHLAVYDTLADWETGHATAWLARGGHTIRTVGPTTEPVTTMGGVRIAPDLALADLRPEDSTLLILTGADLWDMGDDLAPFAAGARAFLDAGVPVAAICGATAGLAREGLLDDRDHTSAAAPYLAATGYKGGDHYRETDAVTDGDLITAGPTEPVAFAREVLGRMGVFEGAKLDAWYRLFHHSDPAAYEELNA; via the coding sequence ATGAGCAGCAGGACCGTTCACCTCGCCGTCTACGACACCCTCGCCGACTGGGAGACCGGCCACGCCACCGCCTGGCTCGCCCGCGGCGGCCACACGATCCGGACCGTCGGCCCGACCACCGAACCGGTCACCACCATGGGCGGGGTGCGCATCGCCCCCGACCTGGCCCTCGCCGACCTGCGCCCCGAGGACAGCACGCTGCTGATCCTGACCGGCGCCGACCTGTGGGACATGGGCGACGACCTCGCGCCCTTCGCCGCCGGGGCCCGCGCCTTCCTGGACGCGGGCGTGCCGGTCGCCGCGATCTGCGGGGCCACCGCCGGGCTGGCCCGCGAGGGCCTGCTCGACGACCGGGACCACACCAGTGCCGCCGCGCCGTACCTGGCCGCGACCGGCTACAAGGGCGGCGACCACTACCGCGAGACCGACGCCGTCACCGACGGCGACCTCATCACCGCCGGGCCCACCGAGCCCGTCGCCTTCGCCCGGGAGGTCCTGGGCAGGATGGGCGTCTTCGAGGGCGCCAAGCTCGACGCCTGGTACCGCCTGTTCCACCACTCCGACCCGGCCGCGTACGAGGAACTGAACGCATGA
- a CDS encoding MFS transporter, giving the protein MTSPDRATRTPDIRVAQAAAGRRLFSRPAAVASCVGFVLIGALQALYGPAVPALREEYGLSPSAAGLGLSLHFVGGVAGVLAFNTVHHRLSNRALLAWSYVLMAAGGLGFALAPDWRVSLAAAFLAGLGFGGIDYGLNQMFAVGFGDRSAAMLNVLNAHFGIGAVLAPALLAALGPESYPYAFAGCAVVSALLVLCTRGVRTPPHAKESEVPAKGRSPLLSPVLLGFLLLYVLNVGVEAGIGGWEPTHLETVGYTTAAAASATSVYWLMLTVGRFLVVPLTLRHSPERILTVCGAGMTVCLLLSSVPGLAPAAYAGAGLFLAPVFPTGLPWLARALPGARRAGAWVIAASMVGGVAAPPALGLGIEHAGIDAVPWLLTLLSATSLAATLWLLATTRRR; this is encoded by the coding sequence GTGACATCCCCCGACCGCGCGACCCGGACCCCTGACATCCGGGTCGCGCAGGCCGCGGCCGGGCGGCGCCTGTTCAGCCGCCCGGCCGCGGTCGCCTCCTGCGTCGGCTTCGTCCTCATCGGCGCCCTCCAGGCGCTGTACGGCCCGGCGGTCCCCGCCCTGCGCGAGGAGTACGGCCTGTCGCCGTCGGCGGCGGGCCTCGGGCTGAGCCTGCACTTCGTCGGCGGTGTCGCCGGGGTGCTGGCCTTCAACACCGTCCACCACCGGCTCAGCAACCGCGCGCTGCTGGCGTGGAGTTACGTCCTGATGGCGGCGGGCGGCCTGGGCTTCGCGCTGGCCCCGGACTGGCGGGTGTCCCTGGCCGCGGCCTTCCTGGCCGGGCTCGGGTTCGGCGGCATCGACTACGGGCTGAACCAGATGTTCGCCGTGGGCTTCGGCGACCGCAGCGCGGCGATGCTGAACGTACTGAACGCGCACTTCGGCATCGGTGCCGTGCTGGCACCGGCGCTGCTGGCGGCGCTGGGCCCGGAGAGCTACCCGTATGCCTTCGCGGGCTGCGCGGTGGTGTCGGCGCTGCTGGTGCTCTGCACGCGAGGCGTGCGCACACCCCCGCACGCGAAGGAATCCGAGGTCCCCGCGAAGGGCCGCTCCCCGCTCCTCTCCCCCGTCCTCCTCGGCTTCCTCCTCCTGTACGTCCTGAACGTGGGCGTCGAGGCGGGGATCGGCGGGTGGGAGCCGACCCACCTGGAGACCGTCGGCTACACGACGGCCGCCGCCGCCTCGGCCACGTCCGTCTACTGGCTGATGCTCACCGTGGGCCGCTTCCTCGTCGTGCCGCTGACGCTGCGGCACTCCCCGGAGCGGATCCTGACGGTGTGCGGGGCGGGCATGACGGTCTGTCTGCTGCTGTCGTCGGTCCCCGGTCTGGCACCGGCCGCGTACGCGGGCGCGGGGCTCTTCCTGGCGCCGGTCTTCCCCACGGGCCTTCCGTGGCTGGCCCGCGCCCTGCCGGGTGCGCGGCGGGCGGGCGCGTGGGTCATCGCGGCGTCCATGGTGGGCGGCGTGGCGGCCCCGCCGGCCCTCGGACTCGGCATCGAACACGCGGGCATCGACGCGGTGCCGTGGCTCCTCACCCTCCTGTCGGCCACGTCCTTGGCGGCCACACTGTGGCTGTTGGCCACAACCCGCCGCCGCTGA
- a CDS encoding aspartate aminotransferase family protein, translated as MSTPDLPQTGAAVKAADRAHVFHSWSAQALIDPLAVAGADGAYFWDYDGNRYLDFTSGLVFTNIGYQHPKVVAAIQEQAGRLATFAPAFAVDVRSEAARLIAERTPGDLDKIFFTNGGAEAVENAVRMARLHTGRPKVLSAYRSYHGATSTAINLTGDPRRWASDTASAGVVHFWAPFLYRSPFYAGNEAQECERALAHLESTIAFEGPHTIAAIILETVPGTAGIMPPPPGYLAGVREICDRHGIVFILDEVMSGFGRTGRWFAADHYDVVPDLLTFAKGVNSGYVPLGGVAISAGIAATFDHRPYPGGLTYSGHPLACAAAVATLQVMAEERVVERADTLGEQVLGPGLRALAERHPSVGEVRGLGAFWALDLVRDRETREPLVPYNATGEANAPMAAFAAACKKNGLWPFVNMNRTHVVPACTLTEAEAKEGLAALDAALSVADKHTA; from the coding sequence ATGAGCACCCCCGACCTCCCGCAGACCGGTGCCGCCGTCAAGGCGGCGGACCGTGCCCATGTGTTCCACTCCTGGTCCGCCCAGGCCCTCATCGACCCCCTCGCCGTCGCCGGTGCCGACGGCGCGTACTTCTGGGATTACGACGGGAACCGCTACCTCGACTTCACCAGCGGCCTCGTCTTCACCAACATCGGCTACCAGCACCCCAAGGTCGTCGCCGCGATCCAGGAGCAGGCCGGTCGGCTGGCCACCTTCGCGCCCGCCTTCGCCGTCGACGTCCGCTCCGAGGCCGCACGCCTCATCGCCGAGCGCACCCCCGGCGACCTCGACAAGATCTTCTTCACGAACGGCGGCGCCGAGGCCGTCGAGAACGCCGTGCGCATGGCCCGGCTGCACACGGGCCGCCCCAAGGTGCTGAGCGCCTACCGGTCGTACCACGGCGCGACGTCCACGGCGATCAACCTCACCGGCGACCCGCGCCGCTGGGCCTCCGACACCGCGTCCGCCGGCGTCGTCCACTTCTGGGCGCCGTTCCTCTACCGCTCGCCGTTCTACGCCGGGAACGAGGCCCAGGAGTGCGAGCGGGCGCTCGCGCACCTGGAGTCGACCATCGCGTTCGAGGGCCCGCACACCATCGCCGCGATCATCCTGGAGACCGTCCCCGGCACCGCCGGCATCATGCCGCCGCCGCCCGGCTATCTCGCCGGCGTCCGGGAGATCTGCGACCGGCACGGCATCGTCTTCATCCTCGACGAGGTCATGTCCGGCTTCGGCCGCACCGGCCGGTGGTTCGCCGCCGACCACTACGACGTGGTCCCCGACCTGCTCACCTTCGCCAAGGGCGTCAACTCCGGATACGTGCCGCTGGGCGGCGTCGCGATCTCCGCCGGGATCGCCGCGACCTTCGACCACCGGCCCTACCCTGGCGGGCTCACCTACTCGGGCCACCCGCTCGCCTGCGCCGCCGCCGTCGCCACGCTCCAGGTCATGGCGGAGGAGCGGGTCGTCGAGCGCGCCGACACGCTCGGCGAGCAGGTCCTCGGCCCCGGGCTGCGCGCCCTCGCCGAGCGGCACCCCTCCGTCGGCGAGGTGCGCGGCCTGGGCGCCTTCTGGGCGCTGGACCTCGTGCGCGACCGCGAGACCCGCGAGCCGCTGGTCCCGTACAACGCCACGGGTGAGGCGAACGCGCCGATGGCCGCCTTCGCCGCCGCCTGCAAGAAGAACGGCCTGTGGCCCTTCGTCAACATGAACCGCACCCATGTGGTGCCCGCCTGCACCCTCACCGAGGCCGAGGCGAAGGAGGGCCTGGCCGCGCTGGACGCCGCACTGTCCGTCGCGGACAAGCACACTGCGTAA
- a CDS encoding putative protein N(5)-glutamine methyltransferase, with product MFSDLVTRLRAAGCVFAEDEARLLLATARTPAELDAMVARRVAGHPLEHVLGWAEFGGRRIAVDDGVFVPRRRTEFLVERAAALAPAGAVVLDLCCGTGALGAALTAALDGDVRLHAADIDPAAVRCARRNVTPLGGEVYEGDLYAPLPATLRGRVDVLLANVPYVPTDDVALLPAEARVHEARVALDGGADGLDVLRRVTAEAGAWLAPAGSLLFETSERQTPEALRVVEAADLTPRVDTCEDREATVVTATGGTAR from the coding sequence ATGTTCTCCGACCTCGTCACCCGTCTGCGCGCCGCCGGCTGCGTCTTCGCGGAGGACGAGGCACGGCTCCTCCTCGCCACGGCCCGCACCCCCGCCGAACTCGACGCGATGGTCGCGCGCCGCGTCGCCGGCCACCCGCTGGAACACGTCCTCGGCTGGGCCGAGTTCGGCGGGCGGCGCATCGCCGTCGACGACGGCGTGTTCGTCCCGCGCCGCCGCACCGAGTTCCTGGTCGAACGGGCGGCCGCACTGGCACCGGCCGGGGCGGTCGTCCTCGACCTGTGCTGCGGTACGGGCGCGCTGGGCGCCGCGCTCACGGCGGCCCTCGACGGGGACGTCCGCCTCCACGCCGCCGACATCGACCCGGCCGCCGTCCGGTGCGCCCGCCGCAACGTCACACCCCTGGGCGGCGAGGTGTACGAGGGCGACCTCTACGCCCCCTTGCCCGCCACGCTCCGGGGCCGCGTCGACGTCCTCCTGGCCAACGTGCCGTACGTCCCCACCGACGACGTCGCCCTCCTCCCCGCCGAAGCCCGCGTCCACGAGGCCCGGGTCGCCCTCGACGGCGGCGCGGACGGCCTGGACGTCCTGCGCCGCGTCACCGCCGAGGCGGGCGCCTGGCTGGCCCCGGCCGGCTCCCTCCTCTTCGAGACGAGCGAACGCCAGACCCCCGAGGCCCTGAGAGTGGTCGAAGCGGCGGACCTGACCCCCCGCGTCGACACGTGCGAGGACCGGGAGGCCACGGTCGTCACCGCTACCGGCGGAACAGCGCGTTGA
- a CDS encoding GntR family transcriptional regulator has protein sequence MPASGPVTRSTLRQQIADALRDEVLAGRLQPGQEFTVKQIAEQYGVSATPVREALVDLSAQGLLDSDQHKGFRVHQFTVDDYRGMVEARSLIVDGVFRRLEERATPGDPGGARLTCVHGAALVSVRRRAEAAARAARAGDLDILIGYDLRFWRELGGFVANHYIADFLHRLRVQAWVFAVPYLRGDRRLRDWLWSGHEELVDAVTLGEPAKVLAVLDAYNAHALRWACHLERLQQD, from the coding sequence ATGCCCGCGAGCGGACCAGTGACCCGCAGCACCCTGCGTCAGCAGATCGCGGACGCGCTGCGTGACGAGGTGCTCGCGGGGCGTCTCCAGCCGGGCCAGGAGTTCACCGTCAAACAGATCGCCGAGCAGTACGGCGTGTCGGCGACCCCCGTGCGGGAAGCCCTGGTCGACCTCTCGGCACAGGGGCTGCTCGACTCCGACCAGCACAAAGGTTTCCGCGTTCACCAGTTCACCGTCGACGACTACCGGGGCATGGTCGAGGCGCGCTCGCTGATCGTCGACGGCGTCTTCCGGCGCCTGGAGGAGCGGGCCACGCCCGGCGACCCGGGCGGCGCCCGGCTGACGTGCGTGCACGGCGCGGCCCTCGTGTCCGTGCGCCGGCGGGCCGAGGCCGCGGCCCGTGCGGCCCGCGCCGGGGACCTCGACATCCTGATCGGCTACGACCTGCGGTTCTGGCGGGAGCTGGGCGGCTTCGTGGCCAACCACTACATCGCCGACTTCCTGCACCGGCTGCGCGTGCAGGCCTGGGTGTTCGCGGTGCCCTACCTGCGCGGCGACCGCAGGCTCCGCGACTGGCTGTGGAGCGGGCACGAGGAGCTGGTCGACGCGGTGACGCTCGGCGAGCCCGCGAAGGTGCTGGCGGTCCTGGACGCGTACAACGCGCACGCGCTGCGGTGGGCGTGCCACCTGGAGAGGCTCCAGCAGGACTGA
- a CDS encoding glycoside hydrolase family 2 TIM barrel-domain containing protein: MTTSYEPAPPYHEDVSPGSGALPPRAWYASSDAARLSLNGTWRLRLSPTADAEDDAFARPGFDTGGWDEVAVPGHWVLQGHGAPAYTNTLYPFPVDPPRVPTENPTGDHVRVFDLPDGWPGDGEALLRFEGVESCARVWLNGEELGEFKGSRLPHEFAVGALLKPAGNVLAVRVHQWSSGSYLEDQDQWWLPGIFRDVTLLHRPDGAAGDFFVHAAYDHRSGQGTLRVDSAVPGRVLVPELGVDAATGEPVTVPVRPWTAETPELYAAELVTAGERVPLRIGFRSVYVEDGVIKVNGRRILFRGVNRHEFHPEHGRAVDADTMRADLLLMKRHNINAVRTSHYPPHPAFLDLCDELGFWVIDECDLETHGFVDLGWRRNPVDDERWTPALLDRAARMVERDKNHPSVLMWSLGNECGTGAGLTAMAEWIRERDPDRLVHYEGDLSCADTDVYSRMYADHAEVELIGRREDPGPEARRALPFILCEYAHAMGNGPGGLADYQRLFETYERCQGGFVWEWIDHGFTHPELGCAYGGDFGEELHDGNFVCDGLVFPDRTPSPGLVEYKKVVEPVRIEGDGPGGTVRVTNLHDFADLSHLAFVWSYEVDGRTVADGALAAGPDVAGLPPGASAELKLPAPSTSGEHAETQWTVRALLAEDTAWAPKGHCVAWGQLPVDTPPAPPAPAGAAPHRGERLITLGPASFDARTGALRTVGAVDVADLRLDVWRAPTDNDLGAPWQPDDRIGLRWRELGLHRTHERLDAVDLTGDGLVVRTRVAPAATDLGLLTTYTWTASEDRLRLTVSVVPDGEWNVPLPRLGIRFGLPAAYGEARWFGGGPGEAYPDTRAASMLGLWSASVDELHTPYVRPQENGARADVRRLRLDGGATALEVTGEPPFWFSARRWTSEELDAATHRTDLVPGDTVWVHLDHAQHGIGSQSCGPGVLPRYRLEAAPARFSFTFSSRSE, from the coding sequence GTGGCGGTGCCGGGGCACTGGGTCCTCCAGGGCCACGGGGCACCCGCCTACACCAACACGCTGTACCCGTTCCCGGTGGACCCGCCCCGCGTGCCGACCGAGAACCCGACGGGCGACCACGTGCGGGTCTTCGACCTGCCGGACGGCTGGCCCGGGGACGGCGAGGCGCTGCTGCGCTTCGAGGGCGTGGAGTCGTGCGCCCGGGTCTGGCTGAACGGGGAGGAGCTGGGCGAGTTCAAGGGCAGCCGGCTGCCGCACGAGTTCGCGGTGGGCGCGCTGCTGAAGCCGGCGGGGAACGTGCTGGCGGTGCGGGTGCACCAGTGGTCGTCGGGCTCCTACCTGGAGGACCAGGACCAGTGGTGGCTGCCGGGCATCTTCCGGGACGTGACGCTGCTGCACCGGCCGGACGGCGCTGCGGGCGACTTCTTCGTGCACGCCGCGTACGACCACCGCAGCGGGCAGGGGACGCTGCGGGTCGACTCCGCCGTGCCGGGCCGGGTCCTCGTCCCCGAGCTGGGCGTCGACGCCGCCACGGGCGAGCCGGTGACCGTGCCGGTCCGCCCGTGGACGGCGGAGACCCCAGAGCTGTACGCGGCCGAGCTGGTGACCGCCGGGGAGCGGGTGCCGCTGCGGATCGGGTTCCGCAGCGTGTACGTCGAGGACGGCGTCATCAAGGTCAACGGCCGGCGGATCCTGTTCCGCGGCGTCAACCGGCACGAGTTCCACCCGGAGCACGGCCGGGCGGTCGACGCGGACACCATGCGCGCGGACCTGCTGCTGATGAAGCGGCACAACATCAACGCCGTCCGCACCTCCCACTACCCGCCGCACCCCGCGTTCCTGGACCTCTGCGACGAGCTGGGCTTCTGGGTCATCGACGAGTGCGACCTGGAGACGCACGGCTTCGTCGACCTCGGCTGGCGCCGCAACCCGGTCGACGACGAGCGCTGGACCCCGGCGCTGCTGGACCGGGCCGCGCGCATGGTGGAACGCGACAAGAACCACCCGTCGGTGCTGATGTGGTCGCTGGGCAACGAGTGCGGCACGGGCGCCGGCCTGACCGCCATGGCCGAGTGGATCCGTGAGCGCGACCCGGACCGGCTGGTCCACTACGAAGGCGACCTGTCGTGCGCGGACACCGACGTCTACTCCCGCATGTACGCCGACCACGCCGAGGTGGAGCTGATCGGCCGCCGCGAGGACCCGGGCCCGGAGGCCCGCCGCGCCCTGCCGTTCATCCTCTGCGAGTACGCGCACGCGATGGGCAACGGGCCGGGTGGACTGGCCGACTACCAGCGGCTGTTCGAGACCTACGAGCGCTGCCAGGGCGGGTTCGTGTGGGAGTGGATCGACCACGGCTTCACGCACCCCGAGCTGGGCTGCGCGTACGGCGGTGACTTCGGCGAGGAGCTGCACGACGGCAACTTCGTCTGCGACGGCCTCGTGTTCCCCGACCGCACCCCCTCCCCCGGCCTCGTCGAGTACAAGAAGGTCGTCGAGCCGGTACGCATCGAGGGCGACGGCCCGGGCGGCACCGTCCGCGTCACCAACCTGCACGACTTCGCCGACCTGTCGCACCTGGCGTTCGTCTGGTCGTACGAGGTGGACGGGCGGACCGTCGCCGACGGCGCCCTGGCGGCGGGACCCGACGTGGCGGGCCTGCCGCCCGGGGCCTCGGCGGAGCTGAAGCTGCCCGCCCCTTCCACCTCCGGGGAGCACGCGGAGACCCAGTGGACGGTCCGGGCCCTGCTCGCCGAGGACACCGCGTGGGCGCCGAAGGGCCACTGCGTGGCGTGGGGCCAGCTGCCCGTGGACACCCCGCCCGCGCCGCCCGCCCCGGCCGGCGCCGCCCCGCACCGCGGCGAGCGGCTGATCACCCTCGGCCCCGCCTCCTTCGACGCCCGCACCGGCGCCCTGCGCACGGTCGGCGCCGTGGACGTCGCCGACCTGCGGCTCGACGTGTGGCGCGCCCCCACCGACAACGACCTGGGCGCGCCCTGGCAGCCGGACGACCGGATCGGGCTGCGCTGGCGGGAGCTGGGCCTGCACCGCACGCACGAGCGGCTGGACGCCGTCGACCTGACGGGTGACGGGCTCGTCGTCCGCACCCGCGTCGCGCCCGCCGCCACGGACCTGGGGCTGCTCACCACGTACACCTGGACGGCGTCCGAGGACCGGCTGCGGCTCACCGTGTCGGTCGTCCCCGACGGCGAGTGGAACGTGCCGCTGCCCCGGCTCGGCATCCGCTTCGGCCTGCCGGCCGCGTACGGCGAGGCCCGGTGGTTCGGCGGCGGGCCCGGCGAGGCGTACCCCGACACGCGGGCCGCGTCGATGCTCGGCCTGTGGTCGGCGTCCGTGGACGAGCTGCACACCCCGTACGTCCGGCCGCAGGAGAACGGCGCCCGCGCGGACGTGCGCCGGCTGCGGCTCGACGGCGGCGCCACGGCCCTGGAGGTGACGGGCGAGCCGCCGTTCTGGTTCAGCGCCCGCCGCTGGACGTCCGAGGAACTGGATGCCGCCACCCACCGCACCGACCTGGTGCCCGGCGACACGGTGTGGGTTCACCTCGACCACGCCCAGCACGGCATCGGCTCCCAGTCCTGCGGGCCGGGGGTGCTGCCGCGGTACCGGCTGGAGGCGGCTCCGGCGCGCTTCTCCTTCACCTTCTCGTCCCGCTCGGAGTGA
- a CDS encoding MarR family winged helix-turn-helix transcriptional regulator produces the protein MTRHEQDLLSRTALAVFRLNGQFLGVSEELARPAGLTAAWWQVLGAVLREPLPVAGIARAMGITRQSVQRVADLLVERGLAAYAPNPAHRRAKLLAPTDEGRAAVARIDPGHADLAARLAAELGEEAFTETARVLERLSRAMDAIDVG, from the coding sequence ATGACCCGTCACGAACAGGACCTGCTGAGCCGCACAGCGCTCGCCGTCTTCCGCCTGAACGGCCAGTTCCTCGGCGTCTCCGAGGAACTGGCCAGGCCCGCCGGGCTCACCGCCGCCTGGTGGCAGGTCCTCGGCGCGGTCCTGCGGGAACCGCTGCCCGTGGCCGGGATCGCCCGCGCCATGGGCATCACCCGGCAGAGCGTGCAGCGCGTCGCGGACCTCCTCGTCGAGCGGGGCCTCGCCGCGTACGCCCCGAACCCGGCCCACCGCCGGGCCAAGCTCCTGGCGCCCACCGACGAGGGCCGCGCCGCCGTCGCCCGTATCGACCCCGGCCACGCCGACCTGGCGGCCCGCCTCGCCGCCGAACTGGGCGAGGAGGCGTTCACGGAGACGGCCCGGGTGCTGGAACGGCTGTCGCGCGCGATGGACGCGATCGACGTCGGGTAG
- a CDS encoding RICIN domain-containing protein, which produces MRRSRSLLKPFSASATAGLLAAGLLTTTGLGAATPASAAAPSGPDDCRPGYVWRGTDQEDHVCVLPPEQWATRAQNSLHRDRSDAFGQCLAGFVKRRAVPRDHVCVTEAERAAARRQNERAPINWQATYSRVHPDSYVPFPFAHAHNDYKVRSAYTMKREGKEVLYADVVQASTADGTGLVTWPSTGASNQRFEFRRAGNDVAYQNVFEIVAVHSGKCLDVAGWGKHDGARIIQWPCHGGNNQKWYLERRADNHWQIRSLHSGKCLDAHNPPMTAPPQGTYLQQWTCLGGRNQAWRVVN; this is translated from the coding sequence ATGCGCAGATCCCGCAGCCTTCTCAAGCCGTTCTCCGCTTCTGCCACCGCCGGTCTGCTGGCCGCCGGGCTGCTGACCACCACGGGTCTCGGTGCCGCCACCCCCGCGAGCGCGGCGGCACCGTCCGGGCCGGACGACTGCCGACCGGGCTACGTGTGGCGCGGGACGGACCAGGAGGACCACGTCTGCGTCCTGCCCCCGGAGCAATGGGCCACCCGGGCGCAGAACTCCCTGCACCGCGACCGCAGTGACGCCTTCGGCCAGTGCCTGGCCGGTTTCGTCAAGCGCCGTGCCGTTCCCCGGGACCACGTCTGCGTCACGGAGGCCGAACGCGCCGCGGCGCGCAGGCAGAACGAACGCGCACCCATCAACTGGCAGGCGACCTACAGCCGGGTCCACCCCGACAGCTACGTCCCCTTCCCGTTCGCCCACGCCCACAACGACTACAAGGTGAGAAGCGCGTACACGATGAAGCGCGAGGGCAAGGAGGTCCTCTACGCCGACGTGGTGCAGGCGAGTACGGCGGACGGTACGGGCCTGGTCACCTGGCCGAGCACCGGTGCGAGCAACCAGCGCTTCGAGTTCCGCCGCGCCGGAAACGACGTGGCCTACCAGAACGTCTTCGAGATCGTGGCCGTGCACAGCGGCAAGTGCCTCGATGTCGCGGGATGGGGAAAGCACGACGGCGCCCGGATCATCCAGTGGCCCTGCCACGGCGGCAACAACCAGAAGTGGTATCTGGAGCGCCGCGCCGACAACCACTGGCAGATCCGCTCCCTCCACAGCGGCAAGTGCCTCGACGCCCACAACCCCCCCATGACCGCGCCGCCGCAGGGCACCTACCTCCAGCAGTGGACCTGCCTCGGCGGCAGGAACCAGGCCTGGCGGGTGGTCAACTGA